The DNA sequence TAGGATAATCTTTAGGGCGCACACAAAATTgtagtattttattttacattgaTTATTGCTTATTTGTATACAATATCAATTGGTGGATGCATTCCTCCAATTCCAAACTAGATGTAACAAAACAATTTGGTATTAAGCAATTCAAATAGTTCCTTTAGCCTAGTGCGTTCATGTACCCTATTTAGGTGTAAGGTGTATTTTGATTCTCATATATTCTTATCATTAAGGAAGAATTGTACCCCATAAATTTTTCAACATCGTTTGGGGCCTATATCAACACTCTTATGGTCTTGCTTTTTACTCAACTCTTTCGAATTTGAGACTTTTAACATTTAATTAACTATCTACCTATTTTAATCCATTTACAGCATAGTTAACATTCTCCTAACCATTTACCTGATTATTCACACCTTAATATCTACTTGCATAGTAAAACACTTGAAGTCACCACCAATGGCAAGAGATCTAGGTTGTTTAAAGAAGAGCTATAAAGCTTTATTCAGACATGCAACAACACTACGCATACATTTGACTAATCAAAATGCAAACCCAGGAATTATTCCTGTGTTACTGTTACTGTTACTATTATTACTCTTACATGTTAAAGGCTATCCATACCATACAAGTTATTAAATCCTTTAATGTGTTAGTACTATATAGTATAACCCCAATTCCAAAATGTATACACTGAAATATCTACAAATCAGGggttcaagccttgagttgtgGAAGGGTTAGAAGGGTGACTGGCTGTTGTAGCCTGTTGTGGTGGTTCATTTCTAGGAGGTTGAACAGCTGTGTTGGCAACATGTTGAGGTTCAGGCatggtggtagtggtggtggtggttgtgcTGTTGTGAACATCTTTATTGACTTCTGTACTGTTTTCTTGATTTTCTTGTGCTAAAACCTTCTCCATAGTTTTCTGTCCCACTTCCTCAGCAGCCTTAGCAACCTTGCTATATGCACCAGTCACCCATGTTGCCCCGGTTAACACATAACGGTTCTTCATGAGAGTTGATCCGGCAGTGCTCAGCGACTGCTCTGCCGCTGACATGGCAGACTTAGCCTTCTCGGATACTTGATACCTCTCATCCATTTCCTTGACCTTATCATTCACCAGCATCGAACCAGCAGTGATTTTTTCAGTGATACCAACCTTCTGGTCCAACGTAGCAACTTTCGACGAGGCAGTAGAAGTAAGCTGGTGCCTCTCATCAAATGACTTTGCGCGGTTTAATACGTCTTGGCCCAAAATGTAGCCCTTGGCCAGCATGCTACTCACTACATCCTCGGCTGTTAACAAACCAGATTCAGAAGTCACAGCATCTGCATTTGTGGTTCCTGTTGCCTGATCAGAGTAAAACTATGAATTTGTAAACATGGCTGACAAATATAATCATATTAATTGCCTAAGAAATCGAGGAAGCAGATAGTACAGTTGGGATTGTAGATGCAGCCGAGGCAGGTGCAACATAATCTGTAGCCAAAACTATGGTTATAGCTTGTCCAACCAACACAGCTCCCTACAGATACAAGATAGACTCAGCATGATAGAAGAGATTATAAGCGTTTTTTAGAGAACATTCCATTGCTAAACAGTAGCAATTCTGGTACAAGTTATAGGAggtttaataattttattataacaCAATTAGTTTAGCATTGCCAATATTACTCTAGGTCTCAATAAAAAGATGTTAATTATATGATCACCATAATGGATTAAAGACACATGTTGAATCAAACAAAGACTTAATAACAAGATGGGAGAGTAGGCACTAAGAAATGAATCTACCGATAGAAGAACTGCAGTTTCTGCTCCATCTGAACTATTGAAGGTAACATATGCAACTTTGGAATTATTCTCactgaaaatttttaaagcaattgttatatatacaaaggaaaaaaaaaagaaagaaaagaaaccaAACAATAGAAAATACAGAGAGCAGAACCAATCTGATATAAACAAACCTCTTTATTTCTATATGTTCTATTTTTCCAGGATATGTCAGAAATTCCTTCAAATCTTGCTCTGTTGCGCCTGAAGAGATGTTGCTCACTTTAACCGTTCTTGTCTGTTAACAAACAATGCAATTCATATTTTGAAGAACCAATCATTTTCAATTTTGAGGAAAATTATCTATTGAATTTGATAACATAATTTCCATGCCAGAAAGGAAAAATATTATGAAGAGAATCGTGAAAGAAAGTAATGAAGATATTAAAACAATAAAACCATATATGCAACTTAGAAACTGACCGCCATAGAGCTTATTGATTATTATTTGAAGCTTGTGCCTATGCAAGAGATGAATCAATCTTCAcgaaagatgatgatgatgatgatgatgatgatgatgaagttTTGGAAATTTGGTTATAGGAATTGGTAATGGCTATGGTCATTATTAAGGGAAGTGATAGTAAAAATTCTTATTGGTTTTATTTGATGATCGAATATTGAATGGTAAGTTATTTTAGCATTTGGAGAAGAAGCAATGGGTGTTGGTTGAGATTCATAGATACGTGGCAATGTTAACATGCGCTTCATAAAAGATGCTCTTACCAATCTTACAGCTGCACCGTTCACCTCTCCTCTTTCTTCAACACAAACCTGCGAATTACACGTGGAGGGccccactcctatataaatAATATCATAACGTAAGCTTTAGGGGGATTGAGAGAACATGCAATTTCTTGTTTGGATTTTCTAAAAGAATTACACGTACCCCCATCAATAAATTTGAACACACATTTATACGAATTACGAGTTATGAGTCAAAACATAACCAATTGTGTCCACCACCTTCATTCGTATCTGGTCTCTGTTTTAAGCTAACTTGTTAATGAGTCTTTTTTATCTTTGATTTAGTTCATATAGAAATATAGGACCACACACATGCTCATTATTTTTGTACAGCTATGCGGAAGATAAGAGTGCTAGCTAGGCCAAGCTAGCTTTGCTCTTAAATGAGTTTTGTTCACTTCTAAGATATGATTGGATCACATGTATTTACTAATCCAGATGTTTGTTGATCTTAAACTTGACATTTTCAAAATACTAATCTAATTAAAATGTTCATATAATTAGTTCAATTATGAACATATATTTTCCTTCCCACAAATTTTTACAAGACCTTGTTATAAATTCTTAGGACgaataaaaatatatcaacgacccgaaagaaaaatctaaataaaaatataatttaattttatgttcTGTCCGTTCAAAACAATTTTATACACACATCTAATTACATAATATTAACaagtataattaaattttatattaattgcCTAAATAgctttctaaaaaaaatagtaaaacatTTTTATACATTCATTTAATTACACAATACTATTTAATTACACAATACTAtattagcaaaaataattaatttttaatcttttatattAACTTCCTAATTAGAAATTAATAATCGAATTAATccttaaaagataaaaaaaaatttcaaattcgcccaaaaatattttctcaatcaaATTAAtctatcaaaaattaaaaattaattatattggtCCTTCAATCACTCCATTAACAATTTTTGTCAACAATTAATGTTATAAAACGTTAATTAACAACATCCCATCATACATAATACCTAACATGTCTAATTGAACATTGATCAAATATGTTTATGAAAATCTATtagttcaattttttttcaattacataAACCCTATTCTCAATATAACCTAGcaattaaattgataaattttcataaaCATATTTAGTCAACGTCCAATTGAATATGTTAGATATTATGTATATTATCAATCATTGACAGAAATTGTTAATGAAATAATTGAAAAACAAATATGATTAATTCATAATATTTGAAAAAccaatttgattaataaaattttttagggacaaatttaagaaaaattccatcttttaaaaattaatttgccTATTAACCCGCCTAAATAGACATccaaaagaatatatatatatatatatatatatatatatatatatatatatataattagacATCTGCtaatgcatcaaaattaaacttcaaaaaaatatcttgaAACTAAGTATTATTTTGATCTGAGAATCTCACGAGTAACAGCAATCACCATTTTTTAGGATATTGGTTTTTCACCAAACGAACTTCATGTAATATGAAAATATATGACAAAATGTCGACCAAAATATTCATGTGATAGAACAAGCAGATTCGCATAGATCCTAATAAAAGTAACTCCTTTGTCCCCTGTAACCTGAACTGCTGAACCCCTCAACATAAAAACTTGTTTGGAAGTCAAGTTCGACAGTACATGGAGGTTGTTCTGGACCAACACTATTAAGACCCTTCAACCACAGCAAACGCTGCCAATAAGTCGCATAGTTCTGAATTGAATTATGTGTTTGGCTTTGACCCTTTGGCTATAGCCAAAACCTTAGATTAACAAGTTTTACCAATTTAATGCTATGGACCAACTCAGTTATGCAGTCATACAGAAACACCCCCACCTAAAACATTAACACATGATATGAGAAATGGAGAAAGATGAGAGATTAGGGTAAAACTAATAAAGTATAATTATACAGTTGATTGTACTGATAGTGATAAGCATCATGTGCTTGAAAGAACACACAGAACTGCCAAATTCGAAATACATGTAACGATATTCAAAGTTTGCAACTTTTTTATTAGGATATTGGCCCAAATTGACAAACAAAACTCTAACAATGGCAGACATACGTATTTGGgagaaaggagaaaaagaaaagaggggGAGGGGGGGTGGACAAAGTAGTTTGAAGATATATCTGTCAGTTGTCTTTGTAGGAGAATGGCTTTATCTGCCCAGCAAGCAAAGGACCTCAACCACTGCAGGAATCATGAACAGAGAGTAttggaaaataaaatttagaggaCTCTAGCTGACTTTAAATTCTCTCGTCCCTAACTAATCTTTCTTCTGGGGGACTCAAGAAGACCCTAGAAATATAACAATGTAAAAAATCAACGCATGTGACTATGTGAATAgtattaagaaatgaggaagaaagtATACAGTTTATAAAATAACTAAGCCTTATCACTCCATCCGTGGAGACGGCTATATGGATCAAATGACTTAAAAAGTGCAAAACATACCATTTAtacatcaaaaaaaaaaaaaaaaaaaaaaaaagagatcaAGCAAGCTCACTCCCCCTCAATTCCTTCCTCATCTTCTTAACATAACACGAAAGTACATCTATACAAGTAAGTTCTCttcataaatatatatttacaaaCAGAGTCAGATGTTATTATGGACAGTCCTAATCAGCATGTATATCTCCATCGCTACAACTGCCACCAGAGTGACAACAAAACTTTAGACTATTTTCAAGGCAAATCAGCATGCTTGTTTTGATAACGTAAGCTTAAAAGTTTACCTTCAGTTGCAAGAAACATATATACAGAGTTTAAGACTTTGAAGCAAGAAGACCCATCTGTTGGGTAAGATGGTCCATATGCTGTTTTTTATCAGCAGCATTTTCCTGTTGAATCTCCTTTTCTGATGACAATTCCTGGTCACCAGTAAAATCACATCCCAAAGAGTTACACTTCACTTCATCTGTATCTCCAGTGAGAGGACTTGGCCTTAAAAACAATTCCCAGAATTCATCACCAATTCCAGGAAGCTTAGAAACTCCATCTGCATCAGGTGAAAAAGCATTAGCTTCAATAGACTCTGTTCCATCCAAAACAGTTGAGATCATTTCTAGATCCTCCATATTTGCAGTGTCAGACCCCACAAAACTGAGATCAGGATTCATGAAGCTGCTTTCAGTTCCAATCCCTTGGACTTTACCAAAATCTAAAACACTGTCTTGGCATTTCTGAGCATTTAATTCTGGAAATTCAGCTGCTTTGACACAGTCAGGAAACACTGCTGGTGAAGATTGAACCTCAGATCTGCTACTGGTCATTCGACTGACGGGAAATTGTGGTTCTATAGGCACATATGACTGTCCAGAAGTTTGTGGATGTGGAACCTCGGAAAGGGTAACACCAGATACTCGAGTGGATGAACTACTGCTATCTAAAGGAATGGCAGTAGGAACATCATCTATAAGGAATGCATCCGGGCTCTTAATTGATGAGTCCATCCTCGTAGAGTTGTTCATTTGCAAAATCTGGCATAACAATGATTTTGCTGCCTCATTTATAGAAGGCTGATACTTGACAACACGACCATCAAGAGAATTATGGAGATGCTTGTTGGCTAAACTATCTTCATCCTGCCTGTGGAGCCTCCTCTTTTTATTTACTCCAGTGATGTGTCTATTACTTTCATTCTGTTGTACAAATTGAGCCAAGAAGCCAGGACTATGCATGGCTTTTGCCAGGAATGACATCATCTGTTGTTGTCGCTGCTCCATTACCTGAACTCGTTGCCCAACAGTTTGCAACTGGTTATCAGTTGTTTGCTGCTGCTGTCTTAACCTAACAAGTTCCTGCATAAGAACATTCTTATCCCTTTTCAGTCTTTCAATCTCTTCCTCAATCCCAAACTTCCCAACTTCAACACAAGCCCCACCAACAGGTGTGTTCTGCACCTGAGATGGTTGCTGAGTACTACCATTTACATGAGAAGTTTTCCGCCTACTAATACTCTTTAAAAGTTGCTTTTGTCCCTTTAAAAATCCTTCATTTGCAAATTCCCAGCGGTCAGGGTCAACTTTTCTAAAGCCCTGCTTGTCAATCAGAAAGAAGAAGACTAAACAAAGAGTAGGAAAAAGAGATGTGCATGCTACATAAAAACATTCAGCATGCATGATCGAAGTTAAACATACAGTGCTAACA is a window from the Arachis stenosperma cultivar V10309 chromosome 3, arast.V10309.gnm1.PFL2, whole genome shotgun sequence genome containing:
- the LOC130969692 gene encoding binding partner of ACD11 1-like, producing MATRTVKVSNISSGATEQDLKEFLTYPGKIEHIEIKSENNSKVAYVTFNSSDGAETAVLLSGAVLVGQAITIVLATDYVAPASAASTIPTATGTTNADAVTSESGLLTAEDVVSSMLAKGYILGQDVLNRAKSFDERHQLTSTASSKVATLDQKVGITEKITAGSMLVNDKVKEMDERYQVSEKAKSAMSAAEQSLSTAGSTLMKNRYVLTGATWVTGAYSKVAKAAEEVGQKTMEKVLAQENQENSTEVNKDVHNSTTTTTTTTMPEPQHVANTAVQPPRNEPPQQATTASHPSNPSTTQGLNP
- the LOC130968929 gene encoding heat stress transcription factor A-1b; this encodes MASANVNGVAPFLSKTYDMVDDSSTDSVVSWSDNSNSFVVWNVPEFASRILPKYFKHNNFSSFVRQLNTYGFRKVDPDRWEFANEGFLKGQKQLLKSISRRKTSHVNGSTQQPSQVQNTPVGGACVEVGKFGIEEEIERLKRDKNVLMQELVRLRQQQQTTDNQLQTVGQRVQVMEQRQQQMMSFLAKAMHSPGFLAQFVQQNESNRHITGVNKKRRLHRQDEDSLANKHLHNSLDGRVVKYQPSINEAAKSLLCQILQMNNSTRMDSSIKSPDAFLIDDVPTAIPLDSSSSSTRVSGVTLSEVPHPQTSGQSYVPIEPQFPVSRMTSSRSEVQSSPAVFPDCVKAAEFPELNAQKCQDSVLDFGKVQGIGTESSFMNPDLSFVGSDTANMEDLEMISTVLDGTESIEANAFSPDADGVSKLPGIGDEFWELFLRPSPLTGDTDEVKCNSLGCDFTGDQELSSEKEIQQENAADKKQHMDHLTQQMGLLASKS